A genomic segment from Sphingopyxis sp. DBS4 encodes:
- a CDS encoding GMC family oxidoreductase — translation MDFDYVICGAGAAGCVLAYRLSENPAIRVALIEAGPRDRHPFISMPKGLAKVMQDPKHLWVHMSEPEASTAGQSEAWVRGRVLGGSSSVNGMMYVRGQPADFDAIAEKSSDDWSWTHIGAAYRAFESHELGAAETRGDAGPMRISMPTQRLPISDAQVAAGEAMGWTNKPDVNAPDDQVAIGYAPRTIWKGKRQSAAQAFLRPAEKRPNLTVLTDRTVDRVIFDGSRAVGVEVVHGGVRETIDAAHEIIVCGGAMASPAILERSGIGDQDRLAALDIPLVHHNPQVGEGLIEHRGIIMQWKLTKEALSQNRVFGGWRLLLATLQYYLTGDGPMSAAAYEIGGWFKTRPGLNRPDAQMLIAPFSFDMATQRTQLEKHPGMNAVIYPLRPTSRGSIHIATRDPDVAASFKPNYRATEEDRAAMIGAVRVMRAYAKQAPLAGMIAEETMPGPAFGTDAEILDAYDRFGTCGYHAVGSCRMGKDKDSVVDPALRVRGVERLRVIDTSVMPAIPSGNTNGPTMAMAWRAADIILRDAPQAKAG, via the coding sequence ATGGATTTCGACTATGTCATCTGCGGGGCCGGCGCGGCGGGGTGCGTTCTCGCCTATCGATTGTCGGAGAATCCGGCGATCAGAGTCGCGCTGATCGAAGCGGGGCCGCGCGATCGCCATCCCTTCATTTCGATGCCAAAGGGACTTGCAAAGGTGATGCAGGATCCGAAGCACCTCTGGGTTCATATGAGCGAGCCCGAAGCGTCGACCGCGGGCCAGTCCGAAGCCTGGGTGCGCGGGCGCGTGCTCGGCGGGTCGTCGTCGGTCAACGGCATGATGTATGTGCGCGGCCAGCCCGCCGATTTCGACGCGATCGCGGAGAAATCGAGCGACGACTGGAGCTGGACGCATATCGGCGCGGCCTATCGCGCCTTCGAAAGCCATGAGCTCGGCGCCGCCGAGACGCGCGGCGATGCGGGGCCGATGAGAATATCGATGCCGACGCAGCGGCTGCCGATTTCGGATGCGCAGGTCGCGGCGGGCGAGGCAATGGGCTGGACCAACAAGCCCGACGTCAACGCGCCCGACGACCAGGTCGCGATCGGCTATGCCCCGCGCACGATCTGGAAGGGCAAGCGCCAGAGCGCCGCGCAGGCCTTTCTGCGTCCGGCCGAAAAGCGGCCCAATCTGACCGTGCTGACCGACCGCACCGTCGACCGCGTGATCTTCGACGGCTCGCGCGCGGTTGGGGTCGAGGTCGTCCATGGCGGTGTGCGCGAAACGATCGACGCGGCGCACGAGATCATCGTCTGCGGCGGCGCGATGGCCAGCCCGGCGATCCTCGAACGTTCGGGCATCGGCGACCAGGACCGCCTCGCCGCGCTCGACATCCCGCTCGTCCATCACAACCCCCAGGTCGGCGAAGGGCTGATCGAGCATCGCGGCATCATCATGCAATGGAAGCTGACGAAGGAGGCGCTGTCGCAGAACCGCGTCTTCGGCGGCTGGCGCCTGCTGCTCGCGACGCTGCAATATTACCTCACCGGCGACGGGCCGATGTCGGCCGCCGCCTATGAAATCGGTGGCTGGTTCAAGACGCGGCCAGGACTGAACCGTCCCGACGCCCAGATGCTGATCGCGCCCTTCAGTTTCGACATGGCGACGCAGCGCACGCAGCTCGAGAAGCATCCGGGCATGAACGCGGTCATCTATCCGCTGCGCCCCACTTCGCGCGGGAGCATCCATATCGCGACGCGCGACCCTGATGTCGCGGCGAGCTTCAAGCCCAATTATCGCGCAACCGAAGAGGATCGCGCCGCGATGATCGGCGCAGTGCGCGTGATGCGCGCCTATGCGAAACAGGCGCCTCTCGCGGGCATGATCGCCGAAGAGACGATGCCGGGGCCTGCGTTCGGTACCGACGCCGAAATCCTCGATGCCTATGATCGCTTCGGCACCTGCGGCTATCATGCGGTCGGCAGCTGCCGGATGGGCAAGGATAAGGATTCGGTCGTCGATCCGGCGCTCCGGGTGCGCGGCGTCGAGCGGCTGCGCGTGATCGACACCTCGGTGATGCCCGCGATTCCGTCGGGCAATACCAATGGGCCGACGATGGCGATGGCCTGGCGCGCCGCCGACATCATCCTGCGCGATGCGCCGCAAGCGAAAGCAGGTTGA